From the Hyphomicrobiales bacterium genome, the window AACAACCAAAATTTTTCCCCGTTGACCCAACACTTGCAGACAAAACAATCATTGCGCTGATAGAACAAGGAGAAAATCCACAACCATACATGGCAGGAATTTTTGCCTCCGTATGGGTGCATGAGGAGAATATCGCGGACGAAAAAACCCTTTTCAATCTCTTAAAAGAGCATGATCACAACCCAGAAACGACGCTAACCCTTGCAAAAAACCAAACAATAACAACAATTCGCGACACAAATACCCAATTAGCAGTTAAGGCAGGAGCACTAGGGGTCCCCTCTTATGTGCTCAACGGTGAATGCTTTTGGGGGCAGGACAGAATTTCACTTTTGGATGAAGCCATTACAACCAGACGTAGTTTTATAAACGGATAGCGTGTATATAGTTGTCATACACGTTAAACGTGATATAAAGGATTCGACTGCATGGTGGCGCACGCGGTATGAGGAAGGTATTTGCCTCACTAAATCTAGATTATGAAGACAAGGGAAGCAGGGCTGCAACCTGCCGTGGGAAACAGATATGTTTAGGCACCTCCAAATTTGGACAGCCATCGACCGATTGGCTGACATTAATGGGTTGAGCCCTTCAGGGCTTGCGCGAAAAGCAGGGCTTGATGCAACCGCTTTCAATAAATCGAAACGCTTCAGCAAAGAGGGTCGCGAACGTTGGCCGTCTACAGAATCACTTGCCAAAGTACTTGAAGTTACAAAGACCGAATTTCTTGATTTTGGCATGATCCTTAAGCCGGATAGCCAAATTGGTTCTCCAAACTCGGTAGCAGATTTAGCCTATAGCGCCCATTCAAGCACCGCACCAATGGCACTGCCTCGCAGTGGTTTCTTTGAAGAAGACGTTCAAGAAAGCACCGGAAAATGGCAAATTATCCCTCTTCCAGAAGGTCAATTTAACGGCGATTACGCCTTTAGAATTTCCGACAATACAATGCTGCCAGTTTACCGTGAAAACGACATTGTCATCGTTTCAAAGCAGATCCAAACCAAGGCGGGTGACCGTGTGGTTGTTAAGCTGCCTACCGGTAAATTCATCGTCAGCATCCTTCTTGATATTGACCAAGATAACATCCTGTTGACGACCTTTAACGCGGACAAAGCAGAGCAACGCCTCAATCGAAATAGCATTGAATGGATGATGAAAATCACCTGGGCGAGCCAATAACTTTCCACTAACTGCTTTAGCTAACGTGTAGGGCCCTGACCCTAGGCTATTCATTACAATTTGCAGAACCACTAAAGATGCGGGCGCTCTTAGGAGCCTTCGTCTGTATTGGTGAATAGTTTTCTGAAGAGACGGAAACGCTTCTTCTTTTTCTTCTTTGGGAGAGGCTCAAAACCTGACGCGATTGTTGCTGTCTGTGCGCTGCTTGGGTTTTGTCCAGTAATAACTGGTTGCACAGGGTCAGAATTAATAGGCTGCGATCCACGCAATTCTGGAGTATTTGATTTTGGCTGTAGCGAAGTAACTTTTCTTCGTTTCGGCTTACGTTTTGGCAGAGGTGCCGGCAAAGCAGCGAGCTTTCTTGCGCTTTCTCTCTTCGCAAGCTCCTTCTTCTCTTCTTCCTTTTGCAACTCTAAGGCCCGAAGACGGGATGCCGCGTTCGCACGGTTGCCTTCAAGTAGAGAACCTTCTGTAGAGTTTAAGCCAGATGCATCAT encodes:
- a CDS encoding 2-hydroxychromene-2-carboxylate isomerase; amino-acid sequence: MKEIDYYLTSSSPFNYLGFKPIQDVATKHGYTLNIRPVNIRGIWAETGAVPPAERPPIRQRMRLIELQRFALHRGVPLNKQPKFFPVDPTLADKTIIALIEQGENPQPYMAGIFASVWVHEENIADEKTLFNLLKEHDHNPETTLTLAKNQTITTIRDTNTQLAVKAGALGVPSYVLNGECFWGQDRISLLDEAITTRRSFING
- a CDS encoding helix-turn-helix transcriptional regulator, with the translated sequence MFRHLQIWTAIDRLADINGLSPSGLARKAGLDATAFNKSKRFSKEGRERWPSTESLAKVLEVTKTEFLDFGMILKPDSQIGSPNSVADLAYSAHSSTAPMALPRSGFFEEDVQESTGKWQIIPLPEGQFNGDYAFRISDNTMLPVYRENDIVIVSKQIQTKAGDRVVVKLPTGKFIVSILLDIDQDNILLTTFNADKAEQRLNRNSIEWMMKITWASQ